One Labrus mixtus chromosome 22, fLabMix1.1, whole genome shotgun sequence genomic window carries:
- the LOC132956347 gene encoding protein arginine N-methyltransferase 8-B, translating into MGLRHSSRCLLLRRKMAEADSSERQQPVTSPLSQSAQPSPLPKPVPTTHHVPCIPHAPHVAGLATCPGRGKTAKFISPEEMTSRDYYFDSYAHFGIHEEMLKDEVRTLTYRNAMYHNKHVFKDKIVLDVGSGTGILSMFAANAGAKHVYGIECSSISEYSEKIIKSNHLHNVITIFKGKVEEVELPMEKVDIIISEWMGYCLFYESMLNTVIFARDKWLKPGGLMFPDRAALYVVAIEDRQYKDFKIHWWENVYGFDMSCIRNVANKEPLVDVVDPKQVVTNTCLLKEVDIYTVKPEDLSFTSAFCLQIQRNDYIHALVTYFNIEFTKCHKKTGFSTAPDAPNTHWKQTVFYLEDYLTVKKGEEIFGSIAVRPNEKNVRDLEFTLELDFKGQLCEAAISHDYKMR; encoded by the exons ATGGGACTGAGGCATTCGTCGCGTTGTTTGCTGCTACGGCGGAAGATGGCGGAGGCGGACAGCTCCGAG CGGCAGCAGCCTGTCACGTCCCCGCTCTCTCAGTCTGCCCAGCCCTCCCCACTGCCCAAACCAGTGCCTACCACGCACCATGTGCCCTGCATCCCCCATGCGCCTCACGTAGCGGGCCTGGCAACCTGTCCTGGTCGAGGCAAGACAGCGAAGTTCATCAGCCCAGAGGAAATGACATCACGCGACTACTACTTCGACTCTTACGCCCATTTTGGCATCCACGAG GAGATGCTGAAAGATGAGGTGCGGACGCTGACCTACAGGAACGCCATGTACCACAACAAGCATGTTTTCAAAGATAAGATCGTCTTGGATGTGGGTAGCGGTACGGGGATCCTCTCGATGTTTGCTGCTAATGCTGGCGCCAAACACGTGTATggg ATTGAATGTTCAAGTATATCTGAATATTCTGAGAAGATCATCAAGTCAAATCACCTACACAACG TCATTACCATCTTCAAGGGcaaggtggaggaggtggagctgcCCATGGAGAAGGTGGACATTATCATCTCAGAGTGGATGGGCTATTGCCTCTTCTACGAGTCCATGCTCAACACTGTCATCTTCGCCAGGGACAAGTGGCTG aaacctGGCGGCCTGATGTTCCCTGACAGAGCAGCTCTGTACGTGGTGGCCATTGAGGACCGGCAGTACAAAGACTTCAAGATTCATT GGTGGGAGAACGTGTATGGATTCGACATGAGCTGCATTCGCAATGTGGCCAACAAAGAGCCTCTGGTGGATGTGGTCGATCCAAAACAGGTTGTGACTAACACCTGCCTCCTGAAG GAAGTGGACATCTACACAGTGAAGCCAGAGGACCTGTCCTTTACCTCAGCCTTCTGTCTGCAGATCCAGCGCAACGATTACATCCACGCCTTGGTCACGTACTTCAACATCGAGTTCACAAAGTGTCACAAGAAGACCGGCTTCTCCACTG CTCCAGATGCCCCCAACACACACTGGAAGCAGACTGTGTTTTACTTGGAGGACTACCTAACTGtcaaaaaaggagaagagatcTTTGGCAGTATTGCTGTCCGGCCAAATGAGAAGAACGTG cgtgACCTGGAGTTCACCCTGGAGCTGGACTTTAAAGGACAACTCTGTGAGGCGGCCATTTCCCACGACTATAAAATGCGTTAG
- the cracr2ab gene encoding EF-hand calcium-binding domain-containing protein 4B isoform X1 translates to MEQEEGGHVNGLSLGRRGSKWGRIALLDKTKEFFRTCDVEGNGFITRTDMRRLHRELPLSAEELEDVFDSLDKDHAGYLTLEAFSSGFSQFLHGRRISVTDDQNQAPGSVFRAKEAFYQSQWEAKLSGVEDEEERHFCMLLESLGAINVFEDPGEVRSLWAQLRRDEPHLLSNFEEFLARVTHQIKDAHQEKKEMESALQRRAATHDSEIRNLYEEMEAQIKNEKERLLLKDSERLQFRSQELEVQLSSKEKELEYLFQKQKRLELQCRDLNSEKQESHVENVKLKMTNDELSRALEGTSQELTLAQEQLAMLQEQAARLQQEKEMEMYRITEGLQREKQSLMKQLDLLREMNKHLKDERDICCGVPRSSLRKKQKQRAGLADMFDDTSQLLRRAPLLVDGSYQSLEALPIEHLQIVFVASSSSSEDDTTAIAQSYASTVSAPVCQQRPAAKKNSGLTNGHSNHAPSKANDVRAKAKKSPIKVTAAKRTTGKGRERAKRTDVEKKAGVEEEVLDSPPDGWPLRRVISIEEDHLPHLLLGGPQPLLHQLSEEDDEVDERGGEEEAQSDFETSVAVTADAAGNLSSSPALPPVPVENSPARKHSFNRAKRTPMSPRGQPVGKETQQKVKEGALFVPDRLFKVVLVGNSSVGKTSLLRSFCEGRFQSTTTATVGIDYSVKTLTLDNMQVAIQLWDTAGQERFRSITKQFFRKADGVVLMYDITVEDSFWAVQPWLNNVQEAAGEGVPILLLGNKMDMDGQRQVSFRVAEQLAYENRVIFFEVSAYTGKNVTESLTHLARVLIQQEDRVREKTVILSNQPIKKKACCK, encoded by the exons atggagcaggaggagggcgGCCATGTGAATGGACTGAGCCTAGGGAGGAGGGGCTCAAAGTGGGGTCGAATCGCCCTGCTGGACAAGACCAAGGAGTTCTTCAGGACCTGCGATGTGGAGGGCAACGGCTTCATTACCCGCACCGACATGAGG AGACTCCACAGAGAGCTGCCGCTGTCTGCAGAGGAGCTGGAGGATGTGTTTGACTCTCTGGATAAAGACCACGCTGGTTACCTCACCCTGGAGGCATTTTCCTCTGGATTCA GTCAGTTTCTGCATGGCCGGAGGATTTCTGTGACTGACGACCAAAACCAGGCCCCAGGCTCTGTCTTTAGGGCCAAAGAGGCGTTTTATCAGAGCCAATGGGAAGCCAAGCTGTCAGGAGTGGAAGACGAGGAAGAGAGGCACTTCTGTATGCTGCTGGAAAGCCTGGGGGCCATTAATGTGTTCGAAGA TCCAGGCGAGGTGCGAAGTCTTTGGGCTCAGCTCCGGCGAGATGAGCCTCACCTCCTGTCCAATTTTGAAGAGTTCCTGGCCAGGGTCACCCACCAGATCAAAGACGCCCAtcaggagaagaaggagatggagaGCGCCCTCCAAAG GAGGGCTGCAACACATGACAGCGAGATCAGGAATTTATACGAAGAGATGGAAGCGCAGATCAAGAATGAGAAAGAGAGGCTGCTTCTAAAG GACTCTGAGCGTCTACAGTTTCGCAGTCAGGAACTGGAGGTCCAGCTGTCGTCAAAGGAGAAAGAGCTGGAATATCTTTTCCAGAAGCAGAAGAGA TTAGAGCTCCAGTGTCGGGATCTGAACAGTGAGAAGCAGGAGAGCCACGTGGAGAACGTCAAGCTGAAGATGACCAACGATGAGCTGTCCCGTGCGCTGGAGGGCACCAGCCAGGAGCTGACGCTGGCACAGGAGCAGCTGGCCATGCTGCAGGAGCAGGCTGCCCggctgcagcaggagaaagaGAT GGAAATGTACAGAATAACAGaggggctgcagagagagaagcaaagTCTCATGAAGCAGCTTGATCTCCTCAG AGAGATGAACAAGCATTTAAAAGATGAGCGAGACATATGCTGCGGAGTA CCTCGGAGCTCCCTCAGAAAGAAGCAGAAGCAGAGAGCAGGCCTCGCCGACATGTTTGATGACACCAGCCAGCTGCTGAGGAG AGCCCCACTCTTGGTGGATGGGTCCTACCAGTCTCTGGAGGCCTTGCCTATAGAGCACCTTCAAATCGTGTTTGTTGCTTCCTCCTCCAGCAGTGAGGACGACACAACCGCCATCGCCCAGTCCTACGCTAGCACTGTTAGCGCTCCTGTGTGCCAGCAGCGGCCTGCGGCGAAGAAGAACTCTGGTTTAACCAACGGCCACTCCAACCATGCTCCGAGCAAGGCCAACGATGTGAGAGCAAAGGCTAAAAAATCTCCCATCAAGGTGACCGCCGCGAAGAGGACGACGGGGAAAGGCAGGGAGAGAGCCAAAAGGACAGATGTTGAGAAGAAGGCGGGCGTAGAAGAGGAGGTTTTGGACTCCCCTCCGGACGGGTGGCCCCTACGACGAGTCATCTCCATCGAGGAGGACCACCTGCCCCACCTGCTCCTCGGAGGGCCTCAGCCTTTGCTGCACCAGCTCAGCGAGGAGGACGACGAAGTGGACgagaggggaggggaagaggaagcTCAGAGTGACTTTGAAACGAGCGTCGCCGTCACGGCAGACGCCGCTGGCAACCTGTCCTCGAGTCCCGCCTTGCCCCCCGTGCCGGTAGAGAACTCTCCAGCGAGGAAACACAGCTTCAACCGGGCGAAAAGGACGCCCATGTCTCCAAGAGGACAGCCAGTCGGGAAGGAAACCCAGCAA AAGGTAAAAGAAGGAGCTCTGTTTGTCCCAGACCGCCTCTTTAAAGTGGTTCTGGTTGGAAACTCAAGTGTAGGCAAGACGTCCCTGCTCCGCTCCTTCTGTGAGGGCCGTTTCCAATCTACCACAACTGCTACTGTGG GTATCGACTACAGTGTAAAGACACTAACCCTGGACAATATGCAGGTGGCCATCCAGCTGTGGGACACAGCGGGTCAAGAGag GTTCCGCAGCATAACCAAGCAGTTCTTCCGCAAGGCAGACGGTGTCGTGTTGATGTATGACATCACTGTGGAGGACAGCTTCTGGGCTGTGCAGCCATGGCTGAACAATGTCCAG gaagcagcaggagaaggCGTCCCTATCCTCCTTTTGGGCAACAAAATGGACATGGATGGCCAGAGGCAGGTTTCTTTCAGAGTAGCTGAGCAGCTGGCTTAT GAAAACAGGGTGATCTTCTTTGAGGTCAGTGCCTACACGGGCAAGAATGTGACTGAGTCGCTGACGCACCTGGCCAG agTGTTAATTCAGCAGGAAGACCgggtgagagagaaaacagtcaTCCTCAGTAACCAGCCCATCAAGAAGAAAGCCTGCTGCAAGTAA
- the cracr2ab gene encoding EF-hand calcium-binding domain-containing protein 4B isoform X3: protein MEQEEGGHVNGLSLGRRGSKWGRIALLDKTKEFFRTCDVEGNGFITRTDMRRLHRELPLSAEELEDVFDSLDKDHAGYLTLEAFSSGFSQFLHGRRISVTDDQNQAPGSVFRAKEAFYQSQWEAKLSGVEDEEERHFCMLLESLGAINVFEDPGEVRSLWAQLRRDEPHLLSNFEEFLARVTHQIKDAHQEKKEMESALQRRAATHDSEIRNLYEEMEAQIKNEKERLLLKDSERLQFRSQELEVQLSSKEKELEYLFQKQKRLELQCRDLNSEKQESHVENVKLKMTNDELSRALEGTSQELTLAQEQLAMLQEQAARLQQEKEMEMYRITEGLQREKQSLMKQLDLLREMNKHLKDERDICCGVPRSSLRKKQKQRAGLADMFDDTSQLLRSSEDDTTAIAQSYASTVSAPVCQQRPAAKKNSGLTNGHSNHAPSKANDVRAKAKKSPIKVTAAKRTTGKGRERAKRTDVEKKAGVEEEVLDSPPDGWPLRRVISIEEDHLPHLLLGGPQPLLHQLSEEDDEVDERGGEEEAQSDFETSVAVTADAAGNLSSSPALPPVPVENSPARKHSFNRAKRTPMSPRGQPVGKETQQKVKEGALFVPDRLFKVVLVGNSSVGKTSLLRSFCEGRFQSTTTATVGIDYSVKTLTLDNMQVAIQLWDTAGQERFRSITKQFFRKADGVVLMYDITVEDSFWAVQPWLNNVQEAAGEGVPILLLGNKMDMDGQRQVSFRVAEQLAYENRVIFFEVSAYTGKNVTESLTHLARVLIQQEDRVREKTVILSNQPIKKKACCK, encoded by the exons atggagcaggaggagggcgGCCATGTGAATGGACTGAGCCTAGGGAGGAGGGGCTCAAAGTGGGGTCGAATCGCCCTGCTGGACAAGACCAAGGAGTTCTTCAGGACCTGCGATGTGGAGGGCAACGGCTTCATTACCCGCACCGACATGAGG AGACTCCACAGAGAGCTGCCGCTGTCTGCAGAGGAGCTGGAGGATGTGTTTGACTCTCTGGATAAAGACCACGCTGGTTACCTCACCCTGGAGGCATTTTCCTCTGGATTCA GTCAGTTTCTGCATGGCCGGAGGATTTCTGTGACTGACGACCAAAACCAGGCCCCAGGCTCTGTCTTTAGGGCCAAAGAGGCGTTTTATCAGAGCCAATGGGAAGCCAAGCTGTCAGGAGTGGAAGACGAGGAAGAGAGGCACTTCTGTATGCTGCTGGAAAGCCTGGGGGCCATTAATGTGTTCGAAGA TCCAGGCGAGGTGCGAAGTCTTTGGGCTCAGCTCCGGCGAGATGAGCCTCACCTCCTGTCCAATTTTGAAGAGTTCCTGGCCAGGGTCACCCACCAGATCAAAGACGCCCAtcaggagaagaaggagatggagaGCGCCCTCCAAAG GAGGGCTGCAACACATGACAGCGAGATCAGGAATTTATACGAAGAGATGGAAGCGCAGATCAAGAATGAGAAAGAGAGGCTGCTTCTAAAG GACTCTGAGCGTCTACAGTTTCGCAGTCAGGAACTGGAGGTCCAGCTGTCGTCAAAGGAGAAAGAGCTGGAATATCTTTTCCAGAAGCAGAAGAGA TTAGAGCTCCAGTGTCGGGATCTGAACAGTGAGAAGCAGGAGAGCCACGTGGAGAACGTCAAGCTGAAGATGACCAACGATGAGCTGTCCCGTGCGCTGGAGGGCACCAGCCAGGAGCTGACGCTGGCACAGGAGCAGCTGGCCATGCTGCAGGAGCAGGCTGCCCggctgcagcaggagaaagaGAT GGAAATGTACAGAATAACAGaggggctgcagagagagaagcaaagTCTCATGAAGCAGCTTGATCTCCTCAG AGAGATGAACAAGCATTTAAAAGATGAGCGAGACATATGCTGCGGAGTA CCTCGGAGCTCCCTCAGAAAGAAGCAGAAGCAGAGAGCAGGCCTCGCCGACATGTTTGATGACACCAGCCAGCTGCTGAGGAG CAGTGAGGACGACACAACCGCCATCGCCCAGTCCTACGCTAGCACTGTTAGCGCTCCTGTGTGCCAGCAGCGGCCTGCGGCGAAGAAGAACTCTGGTTTAACCAACGGCCACTCCAACCATGCTCCGAGCAAGGCCAACGATGTGAGAGCAAAGGCTAAAAAATCTCCCATCAAGGTGACCGCCGCGAAGAGGACGACGGGGAAAGGCAGGGAGAGAGCCAAAAGGACAGATGTTGAGAAGAAGGCGGGCGTAGAAGAGGAGGTTTTGGACTCCCCTCCGGACGGGTGGCCCCTACGACGAGTCATCTCCATCGAGGAGGACCACCTGCCCCACCTGCTCCTCGGAGGGCCTCAGCCTTTGCTGCACCAGCTCAGCGAGGAGGACGACGAAGTGGACgagaggggaggggaagaggaagcTCAGAGTGACTTTGAAACGAGCGTCGCCGTCACGGCAGACGCCGCTGGCAACCTGTCCTCGAGTCCCGCCTTGCCCCCCGTGCCGGTAGAGAACTCTCCAGCGAGGAAACACAGCTTCAACCGGGCGAAAAGGACGCCCATGTCTCCAAGAGGACAGCCAGTCGGGAAGGAAACCCAGCAA AAGGTAAAAGAAGGAGCTCTGTTTGTCCCAGACCGCCTCTTTAAAGTGGTTCTGGTTGGAAACTCAAGTGTAGGCAAGACGTCCCTGCTCCGCTCCTTCTGTGAGGGCCGTTTCCAATCTACCACAACTGCTACTGTGG GTATCGACTACAGTGTAAAGACACTAACCCTGGACAATATGCAGGTGGCCATCCAGCTGTGGGACACAGCGGGTCAAGAGag GTTCCGCAGCATAACCAAGCAGTTCTTCCGCAAGGCAGACGGTGTCGTGTTGATGTATGACATCACTGTGGAGGACAGCTTCTGGGCTGTGCAGCCATGGCTGAACAATGTCCAG gaagcagcaggagaaggCGTCCCTATCCTCCTTTTGGGCAACAAAATGGACATGGATGGCCAGAGGCAGGTTTCTTTCAGAGTAGCTGAGCAGCTGGCTTAT GAAAACAGGGTGATCTTCTTTGAGGTCAGTGCCTACACGGGCAAGAATGTGACTGAGTCGCTGACGCACCTGGCCAG agTGTTAATTCAGCAGGAAGACCgggtgagagagaaaacagtcaTCCTCAGTAACCAGCCCATCAAGAAGAAAGCCTGCTGCAAGTAA
- the cracr2ab gene encoding EF-hand calcium-binding domain-containing protein 4B isoform X2, which yields MEQEEGGHVNGLSLGRRGSKWGRIALLDKTKEFFRTCDVEGNGFITRTDMRRLHRELPLSAEELEDVFDSLDKDHAGYLTLEAFSSGFSQFLHGRRISVTDDQNQAPGSVFRAKEAFYQSQWEAKLSGVEDEEERHFCMLLESLGAINVFEDPGEVRSLWAQLRRDEPHLLSNFEEFLARVTHQIKDAHQEKKEMESALQRRAATHDSEIRNLYEEMEAQIKNEKERLLLKDSERLQFRSQELEVQLSSKEKELEYLFQKQKRLELQCRDLNSEKQESHVENVKLKMTNDELSRALEGTSQELTLAQEQLAMLQEQAARLQQEKEMEMYRITEGLQREKQSLMKQLDLLREMNKHLKDERDICCGVPRSSLRKKQKQRAGLADMFDDTSQLLRRAPLLVDGSYQSLEALPIEHLQIVFVASSSSSEDDTTAIAQSYASTVSAPVCQQRPAAKKNSGLTNGHSNHAPSKANDVRAKAKKSPIKVTAAKRTTGKGRERAKRTDVEKKAGVEEEVLDSPPDGWPLRRVISIEEDHLPHLLLGGPQPLLHQLSEEDDEVDERGGEEEAQSDFETSVAVTADAAGNLSSSPALPPVPVENSPARKHSFNRAKRTPMSPRGQPVGKETQQKVKEGALFVPDRLFKVVLVGNSSVGKTSLLRSFCEGRFQSTTTATVGIDYSVKTLTLDNMQVAIQLWDTAGQERFRSITKQFFRKADGVVLMYDITVEDSFWAVQPWLNNVQEAAGEGVPILLLGNKMDMDGQRQVSFRVAEQLAYENRVIFFEVSAYTGKNVTESLTHLAR from the exons atggagcaggaggagggcgGCCATGTGAATGGACTGAGCCTAGGGAGGAGGGGCTCAAAGTGGGGTCGAATCGCCCTGCTGGACAAGACCAAGGAGTTCTTCAGGACCTGCGATGTGGAGGGCAACGGCTTCATTACCCGCACCGACATGAGG AGACTCCACAGAGAGCTGCCGCTGTCTGCAGAGGAGCTGGAGGATGTGTTTGACTCTCTGGATAAAGACCACGCTGGTTACCTCACCCTGGAGGCATTTTCCTCTGGATTCA GTCAGTTTCTGCATGGCCGGAGGATTTCTGTGACTGACGACCAAAACCAGGCCCCAGGCTCTGTCTTTAGGGCCAAAGAGGCGTTTTATCAGAGCCAATGGGAAGCCAAGCTGTCAGGAGTGGAAGACGAGGAAGAGAGGCACTTCTGTATGCTGCTGGAAAGCCTGGGGGCCATTAATGTGTTCGAAGA TCCAGGCGAGGTGCGAAGTCTTTGGGCTCAGCTCCGGCGAGATGAGCCTCACCTCCTGTCCAATTTTGAAGAGTTCCTGGCCAGGGTCACCCACCAGATCAAAGACGCCCAtcaggagaagaaggagatggagaGCGCCCTCCAAAG GAGGGCTGCAACACATGACAGCGAGATCAGGAATTTATACGAAGAGATGGAAGCGCAGATCAAGAATGAGAAAGAGAGGCTGCTTCTAAAG GACTCTGAGCGTCTACAGTTTCGCAGTCAGGAACTGGAGGTCCAGCTGTCGTCAAAGGAGAAAGAGCTGGAATATCTTTTCCAGAAGCAGAAGAGA TTAGAGCTCCAGTGTCGGGATCTGAACAGTGAGAAGCAGGAGAGCCACGTGGAGAACGTCAAGCTGAAGATGACCAACGATGAGCTGTCCCGTGCGCTGGAGGGCACCAGCCAGGAGCTGACGCTGGCACAGGAGCAGCTGGCCATGCTGCAGGAGCAGGCTGCCCggctgcagcaggagaaagaGAT GGAAATGTACAGAATAACAGaggggctgcagagagagaagcaaagTCTCATGAAGCAGCTTGATCTCCTCAG AGAGATGAACAAGCATTTAAAAGATGAGCGAGACATATGCTGCGGAGTA CCTCGGAGCTCCCTCAGAAAGAAGCAGAAGCAGAGAGCAGGCCTCGCCGACATGTTTGATGACACCAGCCAGCTGCTGAGGAG AGCCCCACTCTTGGTGGATGGGTCCTACCAGTCTCTGGAGGCCTTGCCTATAGAGCACCTTCAAATCGTGTTTGTTGCTTCCTCCTCCAGCAGTGAGGACGACACAACCGCCATCGCCCAGTCCTACGCTAGCACTGTTAGCGCTCCTGTGTGCCAGCAGCGGCCTGCGGCGAAGAAGAACTCTGGTTTAACCAACGGCCACTCCAACCATGCTCCGAGCAAGGCCAACGATGTGAGAGCAAAGGCTAAAAAATCTCCCATCAAGGTGACCGCCGCGAAGAGGACGACGGGGAAAGGCAGGGAGAGAGCCAAAAGGACAGATGTTGAGAAGAAGGCGGGCGTAGAAGAGGAGGTTTTGGACTCCCCTCCGGACGGGTGGCCCCTACGACGAGTCATCTCCATCGAGGAGGACCACCTGCCCCACCTGCTCCTCGGAGGGCCTCAGCCTTTGCTGCACCAGCTCAGCGAGGAGGACGACGAAGTGGACgagaggggaggggaagaggaagcTCAGAGTGACTTTGAAACGAGCGTCGCCGTCACGGCAGACGCCGCTGGCAACCTGTCCTCGAGTCCCGCCTTGCCCCCCGTGCCGGTAGAGAACTCTCCAGCGAGGAAACACAGCTTCAACCGGGCGAAAAGGACGCCCATGTCTCCAAGAGGACAGCCAGTCGGGAAGGAAACCCAGCAA AAGGTAAAAGAAGGAGCTCTGTTTGTCCCAGACCGCCTCTTTAAAGTGGTTCTGGTTGGAAACTCAAGTGTAGGCAAGACGTCCCTGCTCCGCTCCTTCTGTGAGGGCCGTTTCCAATCTACCACAACTGCTACTGTGG GTATCGACTACAGTGTAAAGACACTAACCCTGGACAATATGCAGGTGGCCATCCAGCTGTGGGACACAGCGGGTCAAGAGag GTTCCGCAGCATAACCAAGCAGTTCTTCCGCAAGGCAGACGGTGTCGTGTTGATGTATGACATCACTGTGGAGGACAGCTTCTGGGCTGTGCAGCCATGGCTGAACAATGTCCAG gaagcagcaggagaaggCGTCCCTATCCTCCTTTTGGGCAACAAAATGGACATGGATGGCCAGAGGCAGGTTTCTTTCAGAGTAGCTGAGCAGCTGGCTTAT GAAAACAGGGTGATCTTCTTTGAGGTCAGTGCCTACACGGGCAAGAATGTGACTGAGTCGCTGACGCACCTGGCCAGGTAA
- the ccdc59 gene encoding thyroid transcription factor 1-associated protein 26 homolog, producing the protein MAPTDQKTKQSRFTRKDGNWKNRKNNPQGVKKKWIPDNKLFEGSIKEGQGFAFKRKQKVQHEYNKLLRKEQRKNLDSKPLYKEEYPEHLKHLYMAEAEKLRNEAWTNRMNRSILRMKGQEKDDEIDDTAHQSEAADPGPEATGGSEVTQSVAGNSGVSAAPEKESLPISNRMRKKLLKKTSYQKTKEEFEAVRDKRKNKREEYLKNKQQREEATQRYKQKKVETFQMLSKKTKKGQPNLNLQMEYLLQKIQGAGK; encoded by the exons ATGGCACCGACAGATCAAAAAACGAAACAAAGTCGTTTTACACGGAAAGATGGCAACTGgaagaacagaaaaaataacCCTCAAGGTGTTAAGAAGAAATGGATCCCCGACAATAAATTGTTCGAGGGCAGCATTAAGGAAG GTCAGGGGTTTGCTTTCAAGAGAAAGCAAAAAGTCCAACATGAGTACAACAAGCTGCTGCGGAAGGAACAGAGGAAGAACCTCGACTCTAAACCCCTCTACAAGGAGGAGTACCCAGAACACCTCAAACATCTGTACATGGCTGAGGCAGAGAAACTGAGAAATGAGGCCTGGACGAATAGAATGAACAGGAGTATACTGAGAATGAAAGGACAGGAGAAAGACGACGAAATCGACGACACGGCACACCAGAGTGAAGCTGCTGATCCGGGCCCAGAGGCGACTGGTGGATCTGAGGTCACGCAATCTGTCGCTGGGAACTCGGGAGTATCAGCAGCCCCCGAGaaagagag TCTGCCAATCAGCAACCGCATGAGGAAAAAACTGCTGAAGAAGACATCCTACCAGAAGACCAAAGAGGAATTTGAAGCAGTCAGGGATAAACGGAAAAATAAGAGAGAG GAGTACCTGAAGAACAAGCAGCAGCGAGAAGAAGCCACCCAGAGGTACAAACAGAAGAAGGTGGAGACGTTCCAGATGCTGAgcaagaagacaaagaaaggaCAGCCCAACCTGAACCTCCAGATGGAGTATTTGCTTCAAAAGATCCAAGGAGCAGGAAAATGA